In Lycium ferocissimum isolate CSIRO_LF1 unplaced genomic scaffold, AGI_CSIRO_Lferr_CH_V1 ctg17265, whole genome shotgun sequence, a single window of DNA contains:
- the LOC132042698 gene encoding uncharacterized protein LOC132042698 — translation MAELFIKQAQQYSEGRPSYPEELFNFIASKTPCHDLVWDVGTGSGQAAKSLAKTYKNVIATDTSPKQLEFAAKVPNVRYICTSPNMSMSEIETKIGAESSVDLVTIAQAMHWFDLPTFYQQANWLLKKPNGVLAAWCYTVPEVNSSVDAIFEKFYTVDAEPYWESPRKLVDEKYKTIDFPFEPVDGCDHNGPFEFKIEQMMDLDSYFIYLRSWSAYQTAREKGVELLTDDVVDKFTSAWNEDGKSQKTVTYPIYLRIGKVGNLY, via the exons ATGGCAGAATTGTTCATTAAGCAAGCACAACAATATTCAGAGGGCAGGCCAAGTTACCCAGAAGAATTGTTCAATTTCATTGCTTCAAAGACACCTTGTCATGACCTTGTTTGGGATGTTGGCACTGGTAGTGGCCAAGCTGCTAAATCT TTGGCTAAGACCTACAAGAACGTAATAGCCACAGACACAAGTCCAAAGCAGCTGGAATTTGCGGCAAAGGTTCCAAATGTTCGATATATATGTACCTCTCCTAACATGTCAATGTCCGAAATCGAAACCAAAATAGGAGCAGAGTCAAGTGTAGATTTGGTCACAATTGCTCAAGCAATGCATTGGTTCGATCTCCCAACTTTTTATCAGCAAGCAAACTGGTTACTCAAGAAACCAAATGGAGTACTAGCAGCATGGTGCTACACTGTGCCAGAAGTTAACAGCTCAGTTGATGcaatttttgagaaattttacaCAGTTGATGCTGAACCTTATTGGGAATCTCCAAGAAAATTGGTGGATGAAAAGTACAAAACTATTGATTTCCCATTTGAGCCTGTAGATGGCTGTGATCATAATGGACCATTTGAGTTCAAGATTGAGCAAATGATGGACTTGGATTCTTATTTCATATACTTGAGGTCATGGTCAGCTTATCAAACTGCAAGAGAAAAGGGTGTTGAGCTGTTAACTGATGATGTTGTTGACAAATTCACAAGTGCTTGGAATGAAGACGGGAAAAGCCAGAAAACTGTGACTTACCCAATTTACTTGAGGAttggaaaagttggaaatttATATTGA